From a single Miscanthus floridulus cultivar M001 chromosome 8, ASM1932011v1, whole genome shotgun sequence genomic region:
- the LOC136470049 gene encoding uncharacterized protein, with product MEEASIAALRALDLRLEVLMSIEDLEKSVLPLGQITLPVQFGTTKHFYVDYVNFLVVDFNTTYHAILGRPALAKFMAMPHYTYLVLKMPMEQGVLSLSTNLDIAYSYEKESFMLTEAMDISIRMQDCLMSS from the exons ATGGAGGAGGCTAGCATCGCAGCGCTGAGGGCCCTCGACCTCAGGCTAGAGGTCCTTATGTCTATAGAGGATCTAGAG AAAAGCGTCCTGCCTCTAGGGCAGATTACACTGCCGGTACAATTCGGCACTACCAAGCACTTCTACgttgactacgtcaacttcctgGTTGTTGACTTCAACACGacgtaccatgccatccttggccgaccagcacTGGCCAAGTTTATGGCCATGCCACACTACACGtacctggtgttgaagatgccaatGGAGCAGGGGGTCCTCTCCCTAAGCACCAACCTCGACATCGCCTACTCCTACGAGAAGGAAAGCTTCATGCTCACCGAGGCTATGGACATCTCCATCCGCATGCAAGACTGCCTCATGTCTTCATAG